The sequence AACAAGTAGACAATAACGAAGCGGTTTTATCCGAAATAATCCTGAAATATGTAGCCTCATCGTTATTTAGTTTTCTCGTTTTTCTTATCTGTAACAGTTCGCCTTCCGACATCCTTTTTACGGTATTCGTAATCACTTTGAGGAAGTCGTGGTCTTCATATTCGACGGCTAACATAAGTCCCTTTGCCAGCAGATAATCGCCCATCAGAACTGCAACTTTATTTTTCCATATTGCATTTATCGACGGGAAATTTCGTCTTGTATCGGCATTGTCAACGACGTCGTCGTGCACTAAAGTGGCAGTATGGAGCAATTCAACGAGTCCGGCTCCCCTGTAGCTTCTTTCGGTAATGCCTCCGGATATTTTACTGGAGAGCAAAACAAGCAGAGGGCGAATTTTTTTCCCTTTCTGCTTTAGAATATACTTAGTGACAAGGTCTACAATGCCTACATTCGACTTTAGCGATTTTTTAAAAACGGCATTGAATTCTTTTAACTCTTTATCGACGCTGTGTGTTATATCGGAAAGCGTATGAATGCTCAATTTTTCTTCTGGAATATTTTTGAAACTAAAATACTTATTTCGTATAAGAAAACCAATGGAACAGCCAGAATAATCTGAGATACCGGATCGGTGCCGGGAGTTAAAATTGCGGCAAGTATCAAAATGGCGACAATTGCATGTCTGCGGTAACGTCTCATTATGCCGGGATTAAGTATCCCGATTTTAGTCAGGAAAAAAGAAAGCATCGGGAGTTCAAATACGAGTCCGGCGCCGATAATTACGCTTAAAATAATCGAGAAATATTCGTCGATTGCAAAGTTATTTTCGATAGCTTCCGAGCCGAATTCAGCCGCAAACTTCAACGTCAAAGGCAGCATTACGAAATAAGCAAATACAACTCCCGCCAAAAAACAAAACGTTGTAAAAATAACTATCGAAGTAATATATTTTTTTTCGTTTTCTTTTAAAGCCGGAGCTATGAATTTCCAGAACTGATAGACGACATTCGGAAAGCTAAAAATCAAACCGACGATAATCGCCACCTGAAAATACAAGAACAATTGTCCGAACGGTCTGAGATTCTGAAGTTTTATATGCGATTGACGCGCCGGCAGCAAAAGGATTCCATCGATAATAAAATCGATGAACACCCAGGCTATAATAGCGCCTATTAAAATTCCGATCAAAGAGTAAATGATTCGCCACCTCAATTCTTCGAGGTGTTCAAGAAAAGTCATTTCGACTTCACCGGACTCGTTTTCTTCATTCAGGAGTTTGGTATCGTCTGCCACTTAATCAACCGTTAATTAATTCGGGATAAAGCGGAAATTTCGAGCAAAGTTCTTTCACTTCCGATTTAATATTATTCAGCTCCTCTTCGTTTTCCACGTTTTTAATGGCTCTGTCGATAAACGAAGCAATTATTTTCATTTCGTTTTCTTTCATGCCGCGTGTAGTAACTGCCGGAGTTCCGATTCTAATACCGCTGGTAACGAACGGGCTTTTCGTATCGAAAGGAATCATGTTTTTATTTACCGTCATACCGGCTGCGCCCAAAGCATTCTCGGCTTTTTTACCGCTAATATTTTTATTGGTTAAATCGATAAGCATCAGATGATTGTCCGTACCGCCCGATACAACTTCGTATCCCAGAGCCATCAATTCGGCCGCTAGAGTTTTTGCATTCGATATCACCTGTTTGGCATAGATTTCAAACGAATCCTGAAGAGCTTCGCCGAATGCAACGGCTTTTGCCATAATTACATGCATCAGCGGTCCGCCCTGTATTCCGGGCATTACCATTCCGTCAAAAATTTCGGACATTAATTTAAGCCTGTCGCCTTTGACGGTTTTAATACCCATCGGATTTTCTTTGTCTTTTCCGATTAAGATCACGCCGCCTCTGGGACCTCTCAATGTTTTATGCGTTGTGGATGTAACCACGTCGCAATAAGGCAGAGGATTGTTCAATAAACCCTTGGCGATTAATCCTGCGGGATGCGCCATATCGCACATTAAAAAAGCGCCTACTTTATCGGCAATTTCACGGAATTTACTGTAATCCCAGTCTCGTGAATACGCGCTTGCGCCGGCGACGATAAGTTTCGGTTTTTCTTTTTTTGCTATATCTTCTATTAAATTATAGTCGAGGAGTTTGGTTTCTTTGCTCAATGTATAAGAGACGGCATTGTATATTTGACCCGAAAA comes from Melioribacter roseus P3M-2 and encodes:
- the glyA gene encoding serine hydroxymethyltransferase, whose amino-acid sequence is MLNYLANDPEISKILNLEIGRQVNNLELIASENFVSLAVLAATGSVLTNKYAEGYPGKRYYGGCEYVDMAEELARERLKKLFGAEYVNVQPHSGSQANMAVFMALLNPGDKILGLSLDQGGHLTHGSPVNFSGQIYNAVSYTLSKETKLLDYNLIEDIAKKEKPKLIVAGASAYSRDWDYSKFREIADKVGAFLMCDMAHPAGLIAKGLLNNPLPYCDVVTSTTHKTLRGPRGGVILIGKDKENPMGIKTVKGDRLKLMSEIFDGMVMPGIQGGPLMHVIMAKAVAFGEALQDSFEIYAKQVISNAKTLAAELMALGYEVVSGGTDNHLMLIDLTNKNISGKKAENALGAAGMTVNKNMIPFDTKSPFVTSGIRIGTPAVTTRGMKENEMKIIASFIDRAIKNVENEEELNNIKSEVKELCSKFPLYPELING
- the tatC gene encoding twin-arginine translocase subunit TatC; this translates as MADDTKLLNEENESGEVEMTFLEHLEELRWRIIYSLIGILIGAIIAWVFIDFIIDGILLLPARQSHIKLQNLRPFGQLFLYFQVAIIVGLIFSFPNVVYQFWKFIAPALKENEKKYITSIVIFTTFCFLAGVVFAYFVMLPLTLKFAAEFGSEAIENNFAIDEYFSIILSVIIGAGLVFELPMLSFFLTKIGILNPGIMRRYRRHAIVAILILAAILTPGTDPVSQIILAVPLVFLYEISILVSKIFQKKN
- a CDS encoding polyprenyl synthetase family protein yields the protein MSIHTLSDITHSVDKELKEFNAVFKKSLKSNVGIVDLVTKYILKQKGKKIRPLLVLLSSKISGGITERSYRGAGLVELLHTATLVHDDVVDNADTRRNFPSINAIWKNKVAVLMGDYLLAKGLMLAVEYEDHDFLKVITNTVKRMSEGELLQIRKTRKLNNDEATYFRIISDKTASLLSTCCEIGAMAATNDSNKIKAMREFGENLGIAFQIRDDILDFIGKSSILGKPLAGDIRERKLTLPLIYALSKADNDEAKSVLKLIKNGGKNLDVNTVIEFVKKHDGISYAEEKANEYARKALTCLEQFEDCDAKDSLSGLVHFVVERKNNFFY